From the Moraxella sp. FZFQ2102 genome, the window AGATTTGAGATATCTAATGCCAGTGTTGGGGCGGTACCTGTTTGGTTGGTGCTGCTGACACCATTGTTTTGATGAACGGCTGATAACTGATTGAAGTTGCCATCTTGTAGGCTGACCTGATTTTCACCCAGGATAACATCAAGTTGTTTGCCTGCATAAATCTCATCATTGATTTGGGCAGTCTTGGCAATGAGTGTGGCATAATCCGTGCCTTGTAGGTTTAATTTGCCATGGGTGGCAATATGACCTGTGCCAACTTCATAACCTGTTACTTGTCCTTGATTGACCTGGCTGTTTGCTGCTGCCAGATGCACATTGCCAGCATTGATAAACCCAGCACCATTGATTACTAAGCCTGATGGATTGGCAATGATTACATCCGCCTTTTTACCTGCCACTTCAATAAAGCCACCCAAATGGCTTGGATTATTGGAATTAACCTGGTTTAAGATGGTAGAAGCTTCCCCACGAGCCATATAGGGGTTGGCTGCCACAAAGCCTGCGATCTGGGTACCCACTGCTTTACGGTTGTTATTTAATACAGCACCTGTACTACCGACATCAAACTGGCTGTAATGGTTATTGGATAAGCCACGAGCATTAGGGGTGGCGATATTAACAGACACAACACCACTTGCGGTATTTAATACAATCGGCTGTAAGGCTTTATTGGCGGATTTATCTGCAATGATGGTGGTGGGGGTGTTGGCATGGGCTGTCAAGCCTAGGCTAAGAAGAAGCGATAATGAAAGAGTTTTTAAGCCAAAGCCCAAACCCCATCTTGACGATGATGTTGTGCTACCACCCACGCTTGGGTTGTCAGATTTGCCTTGCGTTCTTGTCTTTTCAGAAACCACCACAAGTCTTCCAAGACTTTTACTAAAGATCACACGATAACAAAAACGGTTCATGGCAAACCCCACCTTTTATTCCAAGTTTATATCCAATCTAACTCAATTTCATCCGCCAAATTGCCAATTTACAGCAACAAAGCAGAAAGATTATCAGGATATTAGCACAGATTATTTGTGATAACAAGAAGAAGTATATTACTTATTGTTAAGTGGTAGAATATGGCATTTTCGATGAAAGGCGGAGTGGTGTAAAAAAGGATACATTGTATCCTATTGAAAATCATTAGGATTAATTTGGTGTACCATGTAACCAATCAATCAGCCTAAAAGCCCATATCAAATTTTATCATGATAAAAAACTACACAAATAGCACTTGCAATCATTGGGATGAATAGTTACAATCTAGTAACTTTAAACCATCAATGGATGACCATGACACGCTTTTGTTTAAACCCGTTAACCCTAACCACTTGGATTGCTTTAGGAGTTATCCCACCAATCAATACCGCACAAGCGGCGGATGATTTCTTGACCACCAACACCACCAACCAAACCCTAATCCAAGCTCAAGATGCTCGCAATCAGGCATTGCTAGAGCAATTGGTGCCAAATCCAAGCGTGGTGGTGGATACAGTTTCCACTGATACCACCACCCAAACCCAAGAACAACCAACAGCAGATAACGCCATTTGCTTTGATATTCATAAGATGGGTTATTCGGTGTTATCACAGGATGATATTGTCTTTGCCGACAAGCTTGGCTTTGCACTTGTGCCTGAAATCATGGGCGGCAGCAGTGTATTGGGTAAGTGTATGACAGTCACTGACATCAATGCCATTGCCACTCGTGTGCAAAACCGCTTAATTGAACAAGGCTATGTCACCAGTCGTATTATGGTAGGTGATCAGAATTTGGCGGATGGTGAGCTAAGATTAACCCTAATCCCAGGTAAGATTGCTCAGGTGGTGGTGAATACAGCGGATAGTAAAGTGCCTGTCTATGTTAAAAACACAGTCAAAGACACAGCCAATCAGTCTTATCCTGTTATCTTAGACACAGCACTCACCACACAACCAGGCAAGCTATTAAACATCCGTGATTTAGAAACCACGCTTGAGAATTTTAAACGCGTGCCAAGTGCTGATGCTACTTTTAAGATTGCACCGTCTGATGAGTTACAAGTGATTGGCATTGGCTTTAGTGATATTTTAATTGATTATACTCAACACCGCCGCATTCGTGGCAGTCTAAGCATTGATGATTCAGGCTCTAAATCTACAGGGAAATATCAAGGCGTGGCAACGCTTAGTGTAGATAATTTGGCAAATTTAAACGATTTATTCTATCTTAGCTTTGGGCGAGATTTGGGTAATCAAATCAATGATGACAAAGACTATCCGTCTGATAAGAGCAAAGGCTCTAAGAATTATGGCATTGGCTACGTTATTCCAATAAAAAATAGGGGGCTGTACTAGATTAGCAACAATGCTATACTAGTTTTATGAAGATAACCCGTTGTAAATTAAGTAAAAAAGTTCAAGTTAAACTGCTTGAATTTTTTGTGCTTGAAGTCACCGCAAGATCAGCTGCTGATTTGTTAGAGATACATCATAATTCAGCTGCTTTGTTTTATCATAAAATTCGCTTGGTGATTGAATATCGCTTAAACCTTGAAGCTTGTGAATTATTTGACGGTGAAGTAGAATTGGATGAAAGCTATTTCGGTGGCATTCGTAAAGGCAAGCGTGGGCGTGCTGCTGCTGGCAAAGTTGCCGTATTTGGTCTTTTAAAACGCAATGGTAAGGTTTATACTGCCTGTGTTAAAGATACCAAAGCTAAGACATTAATGCCTATTATTGCCAGTAAAATCAAACCTGATAGCGTGGTTTATACAGATAGCTATCGAAGTTATAATGCTTTAGATGTGAGTGATTTTAAACACTTTAGAATTAATCATTCCAAAGAATTTGCAAACAATCATAATCATATTAACGGCATTGAAAACTTTTGGTCGCAATCCAAACGCATTCTAAGAAAATATAACGGTATTGACAAAAAGCATTTTCATTTATTTATCAAAGAATGCGAGTTTAGATTTAACTATGGCACACCATCCAATCAATTAAGATTGTTAAGAAAATGGTGTGGGGTTTAGGGATTTATCTAGTACAGCCCCAAAAATAGTTTATTACAACTAACTGCCAATCGCTACACCTATCATCAAACCGTAGCAGGTAGCACCCAAGATTATATCTATGGTGGTAAATCCAGTGGGTACAGCGCCAAGCTGTCTCATCTGGTACACAGAGATGCTCATAGCAAAAGCTATGTATATGCTGGTGGTTATGTCAAATCCCAAGAAAGTGATATTGATGGCACAATCATTGATGTACAAACCCGTAAAACCGCAGGTTATTTATTTGGCATCAGCCATGAAACTGCTTTTGGCAAACAAGCCAATCATAGCCTAAGCACTGATATGTCTTATAAACGTGGTACCGCTGCTTTTAATGCCTTACCCTCACCAGAAGAGCTGTTTGATGAAGGTTCAGCCCGTGTTGGCATTTATCAATTAAACGCCAATCTAACAAGTAAATACAACCCAAGTATTAACAATAAACCACTGCCCATCATCCACAGCACCACACTCAAAGCCCAATATGCCACAGACAGTCTAACACCAGATTTAAAGATGGCCATTGGTGGCAGATACACCGTCAGAGGCTTTGATGGGGAGCGTTCATTATCTGCGGATAATGGTATCTTGGTAAGACAAGACATCAGCTTTTATCCAAGCTTTTTAAATCAGCAAAAAGCAAACAGCCAATCCAATCATGCCATTTATCTAGGATTGGACGCAGGCTACGTCACCAACCACGACAAGAGCCAAAATGAGCTATTACTTGGACAACACTTAGTAGGTGCTGCCATAGGTATCAAAGGACAATACACACCAAATACAAATAACCCCTATCTAAGTTTTAATTACGACATTTTCACCTCAAAAGCAATCAGTGAACCCACGGGTTTTTCAAACAAAGATTGGGTCAGTGGTGTAAGTTTGGGGGTGAGTTTTTAAAAGCAAGTTGACATCAAACCAATCAATCAGAAAACCATCAGTTGAGCAAATTGGCTTGACTGGTGGTTTTTTTATGGGTGGTCAAACAAGAGTGGAATAAGTGGTCACGTGAAAAGTGGAATGGGTGATCATTTGGAGTGGAATATGCACAATGTAGCAGAAATTGAATTAAACTTCATTTTATTCATGATAATTCTCCTATATTGGTTTAGAAAAAAACTTGAATTATATTAGCACGCCATTTAGGATAATTTCAATAAGCTTTCATAAAATTCATTTTATTTGCTCAAATTATAAACAATTTATTAGCTCATTGTATTATTGCGGCACACGTATCGCTTATAAAAAAACTGTATTTATTTAAAAACCACCAAACAGCTTTAGCCATTTGGTGGTTTTTGTTAATTAGCAATTAAGCGATTAGTAACGCACGCCTGCCATTTCTTCAGCGACACGGATAACTTGGGTGCTATAGCCCATTTCGTTATCGTACCAGATGTACATAGTCGCACGATTGCCATTGGCGATGGTTGCTTTGGCATCAAAAATCGCCACTTTTTCAGAACCGACGAAGTCCGTTGAGACTGCTTCTGGTGAATCTGAGTAGTTGATTTGCTCTTGCCATTGTTCGCTTTGGGCGACAGCTTTCATAAAGGCATTGAGATCATCAGCGGTGCCGACTTCTTTTTCGAAGTTCAGGTTCAAGATTGCCAATGAGACATTTGGTGTCGGTACACGGATGGCATTGCCTGATAGCTTGCCTTTTAGCTCTGGGATGGCTTTTGAGACAGCAGATGCCGCGCCAGTAGAAGTCATCACCATGTTCAGCGGTGCAGCACGGCCACGGCGGTCGGCTTTGTGGTGGTTATCCACTAGGTTTTGGTCATTGGTGAAAGCGTGAACCGTTTCCATATGACCATTGACCACACCAAAGGCATCGTGTAGTACTTTTAGTGTTGGGGTGATGGCGTTGGTGGTGCAGCTGGCTGCTGAGACGATTTTGTCATCGCCGATGGTGGCATGGTTCACACCATAGACCACATTTTTGATGTCGCCTTTGGCGGGTGCGGTTAGTAGTACTTTTGCTACGCCTTTTGAGGCTAGGTGCTTTCCTAGACCTGCTTCATCTTTCCATTTACCAGTGTTGTCGATGACCAGTGCATTATCAATACCATAAGCGGTGTAGTCGATTTCGCTTGGGTCAGCTGCATAGATGACTTGGATAAAGCGGCCATTGGCGATGATACCGTTATTGGCTTCATCGATGCTCACGCTACCATCAAACCAACCATGTACTGAGTCACGCTCTAGTAAGCTTGCACGCTTGGCAAGGTCGCCTTCACCTGCTGGACGCACGACGATGGCTTTTAGTTGTAGGCCTGCTGATGATGCAGGACGGCTCATCAATAGACGCGCTAGGATACGACCGATACGGCCAAAGCCATACAGTACGACATCTGTCGCCGCTGCTGTGCCTTGAGCGAAATCTGCTGCTGACTTACCTGCTTTGATGGCTTGACCTAGGTCAATACGAGTAGTCGCCGTACCCTGTGCAACCAAGCTTTCTGCTAGTGCCAATGATGCAGCCACATCCACGCCGTGCTGATCATGCAGTGCCAACACCTTGGCAACAGACAATGCCACACGCTCACCAAAGAACGATACGGTTACATCTTTTGCTGCCAACAAGCTTAACGCTGCAATAAGCTTGGCTGCGGTTGCTTCTTGGGCTTGGCGAGTTGCCAAATGAGATTGGTACAAATTAGCAGACATACGACCACCTTGTTGTAAAAATATAGTTAAAATCACCGATTTTGTTATATAATTCCAAAATATACAAAAATCGACCGCGAAATTTCCAAATCTAGATGATTGTAAAACAAAATAACCGTTTTCGCAATTTTAATTTATTTATAAAATGGCAGTATTTATATAAACTATGTGATAAAGTATTGATTTGCTTGAAATTTATGCAAAATTTCTGCTTTTATTTAGATAATATTTTCATACAATTTAAAATAATTTATAAAAAGCCACGAATACCGCTGATGGCGATCGCGCCGTGCTGTTTTGCGGTGATATTATCACACAAGGATAACCCACCTAGGGCGATCGCAGGCATACTTAATTGACTTGCCAATTTTTCAAAACCATCCCAACTCAGTGCAGGCGCATCAGGATGGCTTAAAGTCGGCAGCACAGGCGAGACTAAGCCAGCCAGTACGCGCGCGTTAACCGCCAAGCGATTAGCGCGCTGCACTTCTACTTCATCATGCACACCCAGTAGCAATCGCACATCTTGTGGTATGTCTTGTGGTATATCTTGTGTTAAGCCAAACGCCACATCTTCACATTGCGCCAAAGTCTTAGCAGATATTTTCACCACCACGCCTGCCATCTCATCTTGATAAGCGCGGTACAGCCCATCACCGGCAATCATCTGCACATCAGCGCGCTTACTTCTCATCGCGCGATAAATCTGCATGGTGGTCACAAGATCAGCCTGTGGTCGCAGATAAAACCATGCATGATTTGGTAGCTTATCTACATAATAATTAATAAATTCATCAATACCTGCAAAGTGCGCTAATGCGTGTGAAATGATGATCTGTGATGGCATGGATAACCAATCTATAATCCGAACATTTGCCTTAGGCAGCCTATCAGCACTTGCTAATAATTCTGATAATCCAAGCCAATGCAAACTTTGCCCTTCTGTGCCATGTGTGCGATGTCGAAACTCTTGGTATTGATGATTATTTAAATTCGCTTGATAAATATGCAGCTCAACAGATTTATCAGGATAATCATGACGAATAACGCCAAAACGAACCAACTGGTCGGTTTGCAAATCCAAGCCAATCTCTTCTTGCACTTCGCGGATGAGTGCTGATGGTGCTGATTCGCTCTGTTCAATCTTGCCGCCGACAAATTCAAGCTTACCGCCTTGGTGCTGATGAGCCTTGCGCATCGCAAGCAAAAACTCATCCTTATGGCGAATGACTGCCACTGCGACACGGATAATTGGGTTAGTGTGGGGATTTTGCAATTTCATAAATACTTTAAATTCAATAAGTTATAGACTTTTTTGATAAATTTTCTCAATAATGGCAATTTGGATTTGCAATTTATCAAAAATCTGCTATCATAAACAAAAATGATAATTATTATTGTTTGATAAGATTTATCATGAACAATCGCAAGAATCTGCTTAATCAGCAGCAGTTTTAGTTTAGCTTTTCGGCTTGGGAAAATACCCAATCCCCGTACACAAGGAAATTTGCCATGACTATCTCTATCGCGCGTTATTTTAGCAATCGCACGCACAGCCATTTGCCGACGCTGTATTCACAAAATCTGTTCGCCATGACCAAGGAAGTGCGTATCGAACATCAGGGTGAAGAATATCGCTTGCGTTTGACGCGCAACAATCGCTTGATCTTGACCAAATAACCATTTGATTTATATAAACTTTCTCCAACTTAAAAAGCACTGCTTGCATGGGCGGTGCTTTTTAAGTTTTGGGTTTTGGAAAAATGAATTTTTGGGTTAAAACTTCCAACGATAAATCACATCCACCATATTTTCAGCAGCACTGGTCGCTTCGATATATACACGGCGCGTCAGCTGGTAGCGCATCGATAGACTGGATTCGGCATTGAACACGCCAACGCCATAGCGGATGTACAGATCAGGCGTGATATAGCCTGTGACATTGACATTGGTATCGCTTGCGCTGCCTGATGCATCGATGGTCAGGCTTTGCAAGCCAAGCGCTTGACCGATTTGATTGGTTAGATTGCGCGTGCCAGATAGCCCTAAGCTTAAGCCTGCTGCCGCGAGCTGATTGGTGACTTGTGAGCGGAAACCCTGCTCGGTGATTTGTGAGTCGGTGGTTTCGTTAATCCGCCCTGTCACCAGTGCATTCATCGCTTGCTGTTCGGTCAAACCTGCGTCATTAAACACCGTAATATCAGGCTCATTCGCCGTGCCACGGATACGCACACCAATGGTCTGCCCTTCGATTTCTTTTTCACCTTCGATCGACAGATACGGATTGAGCATATCGCCATTAAAGCGAATCTGTGCGTAGTTGAGCTCAAGGTTTTGCCCAATGCCATCAATAGTCGTACGCTTGGACACCTGCACCACGCCCAGCGCACGCATCGCACCTTGTCCTGACTGCGTCAAATGCAGCGCACCCGCCAAAGGCAGCGTCGCGCCAAGTCCGCGAAACTCCACTTGACTGCCCAGATCGACACCGATATTGGCATTAATATTCCACGGCTCAACCACTGACAAAATCTGCTCGACATTGCCCGTGATACGACGGTCAAGCACGGTCACATCAGGCGATTCGCTGACGATGTCGGCTGTGGTCTCAGGCGGTCTCAATGTCGCTACAGGGATACTGATCACCCCTTGTACATCGACATATTTGGATAATGGCTTGACGATGATCTCAAGATCAGGATCGATCTGTGCCACCACCAATGGCGGCTGTGCGATGGATAATTTCTCGCCAGAGATGCCCAGTTTGGCTTGTACTTCATCCGCCCAATCCAGCGCACCATCAAGCCTGCCCGTGCCATCACCACCTTTAAAGCTGCCTTCTAAAGTCGCATTAGTGCCGCGAATATTCATCACTGCATTGATGTCAGTCAGTGGCAGTGGCACGCCTGCGATGCTAAGCGCGCCATTGTCTAAATTGGCATTACCAAAGAATAATGGCTTGGACAAAGTACCGCCCAGACCGCCAGCGAGTGCCACTTTACCTGTCAAGGTCTGAATACTTGGGAAAAATGGTCGCAATACCGCAAGGTTCAAATCATCCATCACCAGTGCGCCAGAGATCGGCTTATTCTCTTGATAGGGATTGATCACGATATCGGCATAGCCCTTACCTGCTGTG encodes:
- a CDS encoding ShlB/FhaC/HecB family hemolysin secretion/activation protein, coding for MTRFCLNPLTLTTWIALGVIPPINTAQAADDFLTTNTTNQTLIQAQDARNQALLEQLVPNPSVVVDTVSTDTTTQTQEQPTADNAICFDIHKMGYSVLSQDDIVFADKLGFALVPEIMGGSSVLGKCMTVTDINAIATRVQNRLIEQGYVTSRIMVGDQNLADGELRLTLIPGKIAQVVVNTADSKVPVYVKNTVKDTANQSYPVILDTALTTQPGKLLNIRDLETTLENFKRVPSADATFKIAPSDELQVIGIGFSDILIDYTQHRRIRGSLSIDDSGSKSTGKYQGVATLSVDNLANLNDLFYLSFGRDLGNQINDDKDYPSDKSKGSKNYGIGYVIPIKNRGLY
- a CDS encoding IS1595 family transposase; the encoded protein is MKITRCKLSKKVQVKLLEFFVLEVTARSAADLLEIHHNSAALFYHKIRLVIEYRLNLEACELFDGEVELDESYFGGIRKGKRGRAAAGKVAVFGLLKRNGKVYTACVKDTKAKTLMPIIASKIKPDSVVYTDSYRSYNALDVSDFKHFRINHSKEFANNHNHINGIENFWSQSKRILRKYNGIDKKHFHLFIKECEFRFNYGTPSNQLRLLRKWCGV
- a CDS encoding glyceraldehyde-3-phosphate dehydrogenase, translated to MSANLYQSHLATRQAQEATAAKLIAALSLLAAKDVTVSFFGERVALSVAKVLALHDQHGVDVAASLALAESLVAQGTATTRIDLGQAIKAGKSAADFAQGTAAATDVVLYGFGRIGRILARLLMSRPASSAGLQLKAIVVRPAGEGDLAKRASLLERDSVHGWFDGSVSIDEANNGIIANGRFIQVIYAADPSEIDYTAYGIDNALVIDNTGKWKDEAGLGKHLASKGVAKVLLTAPAKGDIKNVVYGVNHATIGDDKIVSAASCTTNAITPTLKVLHDAFGVVNGHMETVHAFTNDQNLVDNHHKADRRGRAAPLNMVMTSTGAASAVSKAIPELKGKLSGNAIRVPTPNVSLAILNLNFEKEVGTADDLNAFMKAVAQSEQWQEQINYSDSPEAVSTDFVGSEKVAIFDAKATIANGNRATMYIWYDNEMGYSTQVIRVAEEMAGVRY
- a CDS encoding NUDIX domain-containing protein, which gives rise to MKLQNPHTNPIIRVAVAVIRHKDEFLLAMRKAHQHQGGKLEFVGGKIEQSESAPSALIREVQEEIGLDLQTDQLVRFGVIRHDYPDKSVELHIYQANLNNHQYQEFRHRTHGTEGQSLHWLGLSELLASADRLPKANVRIIDWLSMPSQIIISHALAHFAGIDEFINYYVDKLPNHAWFYLRPQADLVTTMQIYRAMRSKRADVQMIAGDGLYRAYQDEMAGVVVKISAKTLAQCEDVAFGLTQDIPQDIPQDVRLLLGVHDEVEVQRANRLAVNARVLAGLVSPVLPTLSHPDAPALSWDGFEKLASQLSMPAIALGGLSLCDNITAKQHGAIAISGIRGFL
- the hemP gene encoding hemin uptake protein HemP — translated: MTISIARYFSNRTHSHLPTLYSQNLFAMTKEVRIEHQGEEYRLRLTRNNRLILTK